Proteins encoded by one window of Anguilla rostrata isolate EN2019 chromosome 9, ASM1855537v3, whole genome shotgun sequence:
- the LOC135262968 gene encoding ras-related protein Rab-39B-like: protein MEAIWLYQFRLIVIGDSTVGKSCLIRRFTEGRFAQVSDPTVGVDFFSRLVEIEPGKRIKLQIWDTAGQERFRSITRAYYRNSVGGLLLFDITNRRSFQNIHEWLEEARSHVQPHSIVFLLVGHKCDLEAQRQVSQQEAEKLAGAYGMRYVETSARDAINVEKAFTELTRDIFELVKSGDITIQEGWEGVKSGFIPNVVHSSEEVTKSDRRCLC, encoded by the exons ATGGAAGCGATATGGCTGTACCAGTTCCGATTGATCGTTATTGGCGACTCAACAGTGGGGAAATCCTGCTTGATCCGGAGGTTCACAGAGGGGCGCTTCGCACAGGTGTCTGACCCCACAGTGGGGGTTGATTTCTTTTCGCGCCTGGTGGAAATAGAGCCCGGGAAGCGTATCAAACTTCAGATCTGGGACACTGCTGGACAGGAGCGCTTCAG GTCTATCACCAGAGCCTATTACCGTAATTCAGTGGGCGGTCTGCTGCTGTTCGACATCACTAACCGCCGCTCCTTCCAGAACATTCACGAGTGGCTGGAGGAGGCGCGCAGCCACGTGCAGCCACACAGCATCGTCTTCCTGCTGGTGGGCCACAAGTGCGACCTGGAGGCCCAGCGGCAGGTCAGCCAGCAGGAGGCGGAGAAGCTGGCGGGGGCCTACGGCATGCGTTACGTGGAAACTTCGGCCCGAGACGCCATCAACGTCGAGAAGGCCTTTACAGAACTGACGCGGGACATCTTTGAGCTGGTCAAGTCCGGGGACATCACCATCCAAgagggctgggagggggtgaAGAGCGGCTTCATCCCCAACGTGGTGCACTCCTCCGAGGAGGTCACCAAGAGTGACCGCCGGTGCCTCTGCTGA
- the LOC135262967 gene encoding ras-related protein Rab-38-like, with product MQQEHLFKVLVIGDLGVGKTSIIKRYVHQIFSQHYRATIGVDFALKVLNWDHQTVIRLQLWDIAGQERYGNMTRVYYREAVGALVVFDVTRASTFEAVLKWKDDLDTKVTLGNGRPVPAVLLANKSDQSREGLCSQLPKLDTFCRDNGFVGWFETSAKENTNIDAAARCLVENILANEESAGVDSDPDVLVLPGLNNNTKERGHSGCGTCPKF from the exons ATGCAGCAGGAGCACTTGTTCAAGGTTCTCGTGATCGGGGACCTTGGAGTCGGTAAGACTTCAATAATCAAGCGCTATGTCCACCAAATCTTCTCTCAACACTATCGTGCTACCATTGGAGTCGACTTTGCGTTAAAAGTCTTAAACTGGGATCATCAAACCGTCATCCGCCTACAGCTGTGGGACATCGCTG GACAAGAACGCTATGGAAACATGACGCGGGTGTATTACCGCGAGGCGGTGGGTGCACTCGTGGTGTTCGACGTGACACGTGCCTCCACCTTTGAGGCGGTGCTCAAGTGGAAGGATGATCTCGACACCAAGGTCACCCTGGGCAATGGCAGACCTGTCCCTGCTGTGCTCTTGGCCAATAAGTCTGACCAATCACGCGAAGGCCTGTGCTCACAGCTGCCCAAGCTGGACACATTTTGCAGGGATAATGGCTTTGTGGGCTGGTTCGAGACCTCTGCTAAG gagaACACAAACATTGACGCCGCAGCCAGGTGTCTGGTGGAGAACATCTTGGCGAACGAAGAGAGCGCAGGCGTGGACTCGGACCCTGATGTTCTGGTCCTCCCTGGCCTCAATAACAACACCAAAGAGCGGGGTCATTCTGGCTGTGGCACCTGCCCCAAGTTCTAA